The proteins below are encoded in one region of Phyllopteryx taeniolatus isolate TA_2022b chromosome 11, UOR_Ptae_1.2, whole genome shotgun sequence:
- the ide gene encoding insulin-degrading enzyme isoform X2 — translation MVLDKLRPEYVRVVLVSKSFDGQTDKAEEWYGTQYKQEAISEETIKKWAGAHLNGKFKLPMKNEFIPTNFEIYPLGKDSPAVPALIKDTAMSKVWFKQDDKFFLPKACLNFEFFSPFAYVDPLHCNMAYLYLELLKDSLNEYAYAAELAGLNYDLQNTVYGMYLSVKGYNDKQDILLKKIIEKMATFEIDEKRFDIIKEAYMRSLNNFRAEQPHQHAMYYLRLLMTEVAWTKDELREALEDVTLPRLKAFIPQLLSRLHIEALLHGNITKESALGMMQMVEDTLIEHARTKPLLPSQLIRYREVQVPDGGWYVYQQRNEVHNNCGIEIYYQTDMQTTNENMLLELFCQIISEPCFNTLRTKEQLGYIVFSGPRRANGVQGLRFIIQSEKAPHYLESRIEAFLCTMERTVEEMSDEAFQKHIQALAIRRLDKPKKLSAECAKYWGEIISQQYNFDRDNVEVAHLKTLTKDDIMQFYRERLTLDAPKRHKMSVHVLSREMDTCPLVGEFPAQNDVNLTPAPSLPQPSLVRDMTEFKRSLPLFPLVRPHINFMAAKL, via the exons ATGGTGTTGGACAAGCTGAGACCAGAATATGTCAG AGTTGTTTTGGTCTCAAAGTCATTTGACGGTCAAACGGATAAGGCAGAAGAATGGTATGGTACGCAGTACAAACAGGAGGCTATCTCTGAGGAGACCATCAAG AAATGGGCCGGTGCGCACCTTAACGGAAAGTTCAAGTTGCCAATGAAAAATGAGTTCATCCCTACCAACTTTGAAATTTATCCTCTTGGGAAAGACTCCCCTGCTGTACCTGCTTTAATTAAG GACACAGCAATGAGCAAGGTGTGGTTCAAGCAGGATGACAAATTCTTCCTCCCCAAAGCGTGTCTGAACTTTGAGTTCTTCAG CCCATTTGCGTATGTGGACCCATTACATTGTAACATGGCTTATTTATACCTGGAGCTCCTAAAGGACTCCCTCAACGAGTATGCATATGCAGCCGAGCTAGCTGGTTTGAACTATGACCTTCAAAATACCGTCTATGGGATGTAT CTCTCTGTTAAAGGTTACAATGACAAGCAGGACATCCTGTTGAAGAAGATCATTGAGAAGATGGCCACATTTGAGATTGATGAGAAACGTTTTGACATAATCAAGGAAGCG TACATGAGGTCTTTAAATAACTTCAGAGCAGAGCAGCCGCACCAGCACGCCATGTACTACCTCCGTCTGCTAATGACTGAGGTGGCTTGGACCAAAGATGAGCTCAGGGAGGCTCTAGAGG ATGTAACTCTCCCGCGCCTCAAGGCTTTCATCCCTCAGCTGTTGTCACGGTTACATATTGAAGCCCTTCTCCATGGCAACATCACCAAGGAG TCTGCCCTTGGCATGATGCAAATGGTGGAGGACACTCTCATTGAGCACGCTCGCACGAAGCCTCTCCTACCAAGCCAACTGATCCGCTACAGAGAGGTGCAGGTTCCAGACG GTGGATGGTATGTTTATCAGCAGAGGAATGAGGTACATAACAACTGTGGCATCGAGATCTACTACCAGACCGACATGCAGACCACCAACGAGAACATGCTGCTGGAGCTCTTCTGTCAAATCATCTCCGAGCCGTGCTTCAACACGCTGAGAACTAAAGAGCAGCTCG GCTACATCGTGTTCAGCGGTCCAAGGCGGGCCAACGGGGTCCAAGGCCTTCGCTTCATCATCCAATCAGAAAAGGCACCGCACTACCTGGAGAGCCGCATCGAGGCGTTCCTTTGCACCATGGAGAGAACAGTGGAGGAGATGAGCGATGAAGCTTTCCAGAAGCACATCCAAGCCCTGGCCATTCGCCGCCTGGACAAACCCAAAAAACTGTCCGCGGAGTGTGCCAAGTACTGGGGAGAGATCATCTCCCAACAGTATAATTTTGATCGAG ATAATGTTGAGGTGGCCCACCTGAAGACGTTAACTAAAGACGACATTATGCAATTCTACCGT GAGCGCCTGACCCTGGACGCCCCCAAAAGACACAAGATGTCAGTGCACGTGCTATCCAGAGAGATGGACACCT GTCCCCTCGTTGGAGAATTTCCTGCTCAGAATGATGTCAACTTGACTCCTGCACCCTCTCTGCCCCAG
- the ide gene encoding insulin-degrading enzyme isoform X3, whose protein sequence is MFKCINRTAQCTRYFQAAGRSPHLNNGIKMTNSALKSVVADIIRSPEDKRVYRGLEFNNGLKAMLISDPTTDKSSAALDVHIGSLSDPANIAGLAHFCEHMLFLGTKKYPKENEYSQFLSEHAGSSNAFTSGEHTNYYFDVSHEHLQGALDRFAQFFLCPLFDESCKDREVNAVDSEHDKNLMNDAWRLFQLEKATGNPNHPFSKFGTGNKLTLETRPSTDGIDVRQELLEFHSTYYSSNLMGLCVLGRESLDELTSMVVKLFGEVENKSVPIPEFPDHPFHDQYLKQFYKVVPIKDIRNLYVTFPIPDLQKYYKSNPGHYLGHLIGHEGPGSLLSELKCKGWVNTLVGGQKEGAKGFMFFIINVDLTEEGLLHVEDIIFHMFQYIQKLRTEGPQEWVFQECKDLNKVAFRFKDKERPRGYTSKVSGLLHYYPLEEVLAAEYLLEDFRPDLIEMVLDKLRPEYVRVVLVSKSFDGQTDKAEEWYGTQYKQEAISEETIKKWAGAHLNGKFKLPMKNEFIPTNFEIYPLGKDSPAVPALIKDTAMSKVWFKQDDKFFLPKACLNFEFFSRYLYADPLHCNMTYLLLRLLKDDLREYTYAARLAGLVYGIASGMNAILLSVKGYNDKQDILLKKIIEKMATFEIDEKRFDIIKEAYMRSLNNFRAEQPHQHAMYYLRLLMTEVAWTKDELREALEDVTLPRLKAFIPQLLSRLHIEALLHGNITKESALGMMQMVEDTLIEHARTKPLLPSQLIRYREVQVPDGGWYVYQQRNEVHNNCGIEIYYQTDMQTTNENMLLELFCQIISEPCFNTLRTKEQLGYIVFSGPRRANGVQGLRFIIQSEKAPHYLESRIEAFLCTMERTVEEMSDEAFQKHIQALAIRRLDKPKKLSAECAKYWGEIISQQYNFDRDNVEVAHLKTLTKDDIMQFYRERLTLDAPKRHKMSVHVLSREMDTCPLVGEFPAQNDVNLTPAPSLPQPSLVRDMTEFKRSLPLFPLVRPHINFMAAKL, encoded by the exons ATGTTTAAGTGCATCAACCGAACGGCGCAGTGCACGAGGTATTTCCAAGCAGCTGGACGCAGCCCTCATCTCAACAACGGAATTAA AATGACGAACTCAGCTCTAAAGAGCGTGGTCGCAGACATAATTCGCTCTCCTGAAGACAAGCGAGTTTACAGAGGCCTGGAGTTTAACAATGGATTGAAGGCCATGCTCATCAGTGACCCAACAACAGACAAATCATCCGCTGCTTTGGATGTCCACATCG GTTCTTTATCCGACCCAGCAAATATCGCAGGCCTGGCGCACTTTTGTGAACACATGCTGTTCCTGGGGACGAAGAAGTACCCAAAAGAGAATGAGTACAGCCAGTTCTTGAGTGAGCATGCTGGCAGCTCCAACGCCTTCACCAGTGGAGAGCACACTAACTATTACTTTGATGTGTCTCATGAGCACTTACAAGGAGCTCTGGATAG ATTTGCCCAGTTCTTCTTGTGCCCGCTGTTTGACGAAAGCTGTAAGGACCGTGAGGTAAACGCTGTGGACTCTGAGCACGACAAGAACCTGATGAATGATGCTTGGAGGCTCTTTCAACTCGAGAAGGCCACTGGCAACCCAAATCACCCCTTCAGTAAATTTGGAACAG GTAACAAATTGACCCTCGAGACGAGGCCATCTACTGACGGCATTGATGTCCGCCAGGAGCTCCTTGAGTTTCACTCTACATATTACTCCTCTAATCTAATGGGCCTCTGTGTTTTAGGAAGAG AATCCCTAGATGAGCTGACCTCTATGGTGGTCAAGTTATTTGGAGAAGTAGAGAACAAGAGTGTGCCTATCCCTGAATTTCCTGATCACCCCTTTCATGATCAATATCTAAAA CAATTCTACAAAGTGGTGCCCATAAAAGACATAAGGAATCTGTATGTGACGTTCCCCATCCCAGACCTGCAGAAATACTATAAGTCGAACCCAGGACATTATCTGGGACATCTGATTGGTCATGAAGGACCTGGAAGTTTGTTATCGGAACTAAAATGTAAAG GCTGGGTGAATACACTTGTTGGAGGTCAAAAAGAAGGAGCCAAAGGATTCATGTTCTTCATCATCAATGTGGACTTGACGGAAGAAGGCCTTT TGCACGTGGAGGACATTATCTTTCATATGTTCCAATATATCCAGAAATTGCGCACAGAGGGACCTCAGGAGTGGGTGTTTCAGGAGTGCAAG GATTTAAACAAGGTAGCCTTCCGGTTCAAAGACAAGGAGCGACCCCGTGGCTATACCTCCAAAGTGTCTGGTTTGCTGCAC tatTATCCGCTTGAAGAGGTTCTCGCAGCGGAGTATCTTTTGGAAGACTTTAGGCCAGACTTAATTGAGATGGTGTTGGACAAGCTGAGACCAGAATATGTCAG AGTTGTTTTGGTCTCAAAGTCATTTGACGGTCAAACGGATAAGGCAGAAGAATGGTATGGTACGCAGTACAAACAGGAGGCTATCTCTGAGGAGACCATCAAG AAATGGGCCGGTGCGCACCTTAACGGAAAGTTCAAGTTGCCAATGAAAAATGAGTTCATCCCTACCAACTTTGAAATTTATCCTCTTGGGAAAGACTCCCCTGCTGTACCTGCTTTAATTAAG GACACAGCAATGAGCAAGGTGTGGTTCAAGCAGGATGACAAATTCTTCCTCCCCAAAGCGTGTCTGAACTTTGAGTTCTTCAG TCGCTACTTATATGCAGATCCACTGCACTGCAATATGACCTACCTGTTGCTCAGGTTActgaaagatgatttaagagAGTATACATATGCAGCCCGCCTGGCAGGGCTGGTGTATGGCATAGCCTCAGGGATGAATGCCATCCTA CTCTCTGTTAAAGGTTACAATGACAAGCAGGACATCCTGTTGAAGAAGATCATTGAGAAGATGGCCACATTTGAGATTGATGAGAAACGTTTTGACATAATCAAGGAAGCG TACATGAGGTCTTTAAATAACTTCAGAGCAGAGCAGCCGCACCAGCACGCCATGTACTACCTCCGTCTGCTAATGACTGAGGTGGCTTGGACCAAAGATGAGCTCAGGGAGGCTCTAGAGG ATGTAACTCTCCCGCGCCTCAAGGCTTTCATCCCTCAGCTGTTGTCACGGTTACATATTGAAGCCCTTCTCCATGGCAACATCACCAAGGAG TCTGCCCTTGGCATGATGCAAATGGTGGAGGACACTCTCATTGAGCACGCTCGCACGAAGCCTCTCCTACCAAGCCAACTGATCCGCTACAGAGAGGTGCAGGTTCCAGACG GTGGATGGTATGTTTATCAGCAGAGGAATGAGGTACATAACAACTGTGGCATCGAGATCTACTACCAGACCGACATGCAGACCACCAACGAGAACATGCTGCTGGAGCTCTTCTGTCAAATCATCTCCGAGCCGTGCTTCAACACGCTGAGAACTAAAGAGCAGCTCG GCTACATCGTGTTCAGCGGTCCAAGGCGGGCCAACGGGGTCCAAGGCCTTCGCTTCATCATCCAATCAGAAAAGGCACCGCACTACCTGGAGAGCCGCATCGAGGCGTTCCTTTGCACCATGGAGAGAACAGTGGAGGAGATGAGCGATGAAGCTTTCCAGAAGCACATCCAAGCCCTGGCCATTCGCCGCCTGGACAAACCCAAAAAACTGTCCGCGGAGTGTGCCAAGTACTGGGGAGAGATCATCTCCCAACAGTATAATTTTGATCGAG ATAATGTTGAGGTGGCCCACCTGAAGACGTTAACTAAAGACGACATTATGCAATTCTACCGT GAGCGCCTGACCCTGGACGCCCCCAAAAGACACAAGATGTCAGTGCACGTGCTATCCAGAGAGATGGACACCT GTCCCCTCGTTGGAGAATTTCCTGCTCAGAATGATGTCAACTTGACTCCTGCACCCTCTCTGCCCCAG
- the ide gene encoding insulin-degrading enzyme isoform X1: MFKCINRTAQCTRYFQAAGRSPHLNNGIKMTNSALKSVVADIIRSPEDKRVYRGLEFNNGLKAMLISDPTTDKSSAALDVHIGSLSDPANIAGLAHFCEHMLFLGTKKYPKENEYSQFLSEHAGSSNAFTSGEHTNYYFDVSHEHLQGALDRFAQFFLCPLFDESCKDREVNAVDSEHDKNLMNDAWRLFQLEKATGNPNHPFSKFGTGNKLTLETRPSTDGIDVRQELLEFHSTYYSSNLMGLCVLGRESLDELTSMVVKLFGEVENKSVPIPEFPDHPFHDQYLKQFYKVVPIKDIRNLYVTFPIPDLQKYYKSNPGHYLGHLIGHEGPGSLLSELKCKGWVNTLVGGQKEGAKGFMFFIINVDLTEEGLLHVEDIIFHMFQYIQKLRTEGPQEWVFQECKDLNKVAFRFKDKERPRGYTSKVSGLLHYYPLEEVLAAEYLLEDFRPDLIEMVLDKLRPEYVRVVLVSKSFDGQTDKAEEWYGTQYKQEAISEETIKKWAGAHLNGKFKLPMKNEFIPTNFEIYPLGKDSPAVPALIKDTAMSKVWFKQDDKFFLPKACLNFEFFSPFAYVDPLHCNMAYLYLELLKDSLNEYAYAAELAGLNYDLQNTVYGMYLSVKGYNDKQDILLKKIIEKMATFEIDEKRFDIIKEAYMRSLNNFRAEQPHQHAMYYLRLLMTEVAWTKDELREALEDVTLPRLKAFIPQLLSRLHIEALLHGNITKESALGMMQMVEDTLIEHARTKPLLPSQLIRYREVQVPDGGWYVYQQRNEVHNNCGIEIYYQTDMQTTNENMLLELFCQIISEPCFNTLRTKEQLGYIVFSGPRRANGVQGLRFIIQSEKAPHYLESRIEAFLCTMERTVEEMSDEAFQKHIQALAIRRLDKPKKLSAECAKYWGEIISQQYNFDRDNVEVAHLKTLTKDDIMQFYRERLTLDAPKRHKMSVHVLSREMDTCPLVGEFPAQNDVNLTPAPSLPQPSLVRDMTEFKRSLPLFPLVRPHINFMAAKL; this comes from the exons ATGTTTAAGTGCATCAACCGAACGGCGCAGTGCACGAGGTATTTCCAAGCAGCTGGACGCAGCCCTCATCTCAACAACGGAATTAA AATGACGAACTCAGCTCTAAAGAGCGTGGTCGCAGACATAATTCGCTCTCCTGAAGACAAGCGAGTTTACAGAGGCCTGGAGTTTAACAATGGATTGAAGGCCATGCTCATCAGTGACCCAACAACAGACAAATCATCCGCTGCTTTGGATGTCCACATCG GTTCTTTATCCGACCCAGCAAATATCGCAGGCCTGGCGCACTTTTGTGAACACATGCTGTTCCTGGGGACGAAGAAGTACCCAAAAGAGAATGAGTACAGCCAGTTCTTGAGTGAGCATGCTGGCAGCTCCAACGCCTTCACCAGTGGAGAGCACACTAACTATTACTTTGATGTGTCTCATGAGCACTTACAAGGAGCTCTGGATAG ATTTGCCCAGTTCTTCTTGTGCCCGCTGTTTGACGAAAGCTGTAAGGACCGTGAGGTAAACGCTGTGGACTCTGAGCACGACAAGAACCTGATGAATGATGCTTGGAGGCTCTTTCAACTCGAGAAGGCCACTGGCAACCCAAATCACCCCTTCAGTAAATTTGGAACAG GTAACAAATTGACCCTCGAGACGAGGCCATCTACTGACGGCATTGATGTCCGCCAGGAGCTCCTTGAGTTTCACTCTACATATTACTCCTCTAATCTAATGGGCCTCTGTGTTTTAGGAAGAG AATCCCTAGATGAGCTGACCTCTATGGTGGTCAAGTTATTTGGAGAAGTAGAGAACAAGAGTGTGCCTATCCCTGAATTTCCTGATCACCCCTTTCATGATCAATATCTAAAA CAATTCTACAAAGTGGTGCCCATAAAAGACATAAGGAATCTGTATGTGACGTTCCCCATCCCAGACCTGCAGAAATACTATAAGTCGAACCCAGGACATTATCTGGGACATCTGATTGGTCATGAAGGACCTGGAAGTTTGTTATCGGAACTAAAATGTAAAG GCTGGGTGAATACACTTGTTGGAGGTCAAAAAGAAGGAGCCAAAGGATTCATGTTCTTCATCATCAATGTGGACTTGACGGAAGAAGGCCTTT TGCACGTGGAGGACATTATCTTTCATATGTTCCAATATATCCAGAAATTGCGCACAGAGGGACCTCAGGAGTGGGTGTTTCAGGAGTGCAAG GATTTAAACAAGGTAGCCTTCCGGTTCAAAGACAAGGAGCGACCCCGTGGCTATACCTCCAAAGTGTCTGGTTTGCTGCAC tatTATCCGCTTGAAGAGGTTCTCGCAGCGGAGTATCTTTTGGAAGACTTTAGGCCAGACTTAATTGAGATGGTGTTGGACAAGCTGAGACCAGAATATGTCAG AGTTGTTTTGGTCTCAAAGTCATTTGACGGTCAAACGGATAAGGCAGAAGAATGGTATGGTACGCAGTACAAACAGGAGGCTATCTCTGAGGAGACCATCAAG AAATGGGCCGGTGCGCACCTTAACGGAAAGTTCAAGTTGCCAATGAAAAATGAGTTCATCCCTACCAACTTTGAAATTTATCCTCTTGGGAAAGACTCCCCTGCTGTACCTGCTTTAATTAAG GACACAGCAATGAGCAAGGTGTGGTTCAAGCAGGATGACAAATTCTTCCTCCCCAAAGCGTGTCTGAACTTTGAGTTCTTCAG CCCATTTGCGTATGTGGACCCATTACATTGTAACATGGCTTATTTATACCTGGAGCTCCTAAAGGACTCCCTCAACGAGTATGCATATGCAGCCGAGCTAGCTGGTTTGAACTATGACCTTCAAAATACCGTCTATGGGATGTAT CTCTCTGTTAAAGGTTACAATGACAAGCAGGACATCCTGTTGAAGAAGATCATTGAGAAGATGGCCACATTTGAGATTGATGAGAAACGTTTTGACATAATCAAGGAAGCG TACATGAGGTCTTTAAATAACTTCAGAGCAGAGCAGCCGCACCAGCACGCCATGTACTACCTCCGTCTGCTAATGACTGAGGTGGCTTGGACCAAAGATGAGCTCAGGGAGGCTCTAGAGG ATGTAACTCTCCCGCGCCTCAAGGCTTTCATCCCTCAGCTGTTGTCACGGTTACATATTGAAGCCCTTCTCCATGGCAACATCACCAAGGAG TCTGCCCTTGGCATGATGCAAATGGTGGAGGACACTCTCATTGAGCACGCTCGCACGAAGCCTCTCCTACCAAGCCAACTGATCCGCTACAGAGAGGTGCAGGTTCCAGACG GTGGATGGTATGTTTATCAGCAGAGGAATGAGGTACATAACAACTGTGGCATCGAGATCTACTACCAGACCGACATGCAGACCACCAACGAGAACATGCTGCTGGAGCTCTTCTGTCAAATCATCTCCGAGCCGTGCTTCAACACGCTGAGAACTAAAGAGCAGCTCG GCTACATCGTGTTCAGCGGTCCAAGGCGGGCCAACGGGGTCCAAGGCCTTCGCTTCATCATCCAATCAGAAAAGGCACCGCACTACCTGGAGAGCCGCATCGAGGCGTTCCTTTGCACCATGGAGAGAACAGTGGAGGAGATGAGCGATGAAGCTTTCCAGAAGCACATCCAAGCCCTGGCCATTCGCCGCCTGGACAAACCCAAAAAACTGTCCGCGGAGTGTGCCAAGTACTGGGGAGAGATCATCTCCCAACAGTATAATTTTGATCGAG ATAATGTTGAGGTGGCCCACCTGAAGACGTTAACTAAAGACGACATTATGCAATTCTACCGT GAGCGCCTGACCCTGGACGCCCCCAAAAGACACAAGATGTCAGTGCACGTGCTATCCAGAGAGATGGACACCT GTCCCCTCGTTGGAGAATTTCCTGCTCAGAATGATGTCAACTTGACTCCTGCACCCTCTCTGCCCCAG